From a region of the Sulfuriferula plumbiphila genome:
- a CDS encoding copper-binding protein, producing MKKLHFILVPVVLAAFFTVPASGADMPNMAGMKMETPTTAVGKGHKGKGIVNSVDLAMLKPGQHVDFELSEKAKGQYLVTKIAPAK from the coding sequence ATGAAAAAGCTGCATTTCATACTCGTTCCCGTTGTATTGGCCGCATTTTTCACTGTGCCAGCTAGTGGCGCCGATATGCCAAACATGGCTGGCATGAAGATGGAAACACCTACAACCGCAGTTGGCAAAGGGCATAAAGGCAAAGGCATTGTCAACAGCGTGGACCTGGCGATGCTAAAACCCGGACAGCATGTCGATTTCGAGCTGTCCGAGAAGGCCAAAGGGCAGTATCTTGTTACGAAGATCGCGCCTGCCAAATAA